The Populus nigra chromosome 4, ddPopNigr1.1, whole genome shotgun sequence genome contains the following window.
TAATATGACAACAATCAAAAGATGTAATGGATGAAGTGATGGTGCACCCTTTCGATGGTAGAGCCTGGAAATACTTTAATAATGTGCATCCTTAATTTTCAATGAAGATAAGGAACATGCGTCTTGGGTTATGTACAGACAGATTCAATCCATTCAGGTCATTTTTTACTCCTGATTCTTGTTGGTCGGTGATACTCATGATTTACAACTTGCCACCAGGAATATGTATGAGTCtgaagtttatgtttttatctatggtcatacccgATCATAATAGTCCAGGtcaaaatatagatgtttgtcttcaaccgttgattgatgagttgaagcaCTTATGGTCATCCGGGAATTTGACTTATGATGTGTCgaggaaataaaattttctgATAAAGGCAGTTTTGATGTAGACTATCAATGATtctccagcttatggaatggtttctggttggaacACGCATGAAAAATTAGCATGTTcatattatatagaaaataacaaggcattcatgttaaaaaacatcagtaaaacatttttttttactaccaCCGGTAGTTCTTACCAGTGGATCACAAAtgtagaaagaataaaaaagacttatttgttggcagagttgaaatgAATGTTTCATTTCCACTTCTTTTAGGTAGAGAATTGTATAACGTGATGTTGAAGTACAATGACATTGTGTTTAGTTTTCAATCCaataagcaaaagtttcctggttttggtttgacctataattgggtaaagcaaagtattttttgggagcttccttattagaAGACTAATATTTTCTGTcataaccttgatgtcatggacatagaaaagaacatgtttgagaatattttcaacacggTCATGGACGTAAAGGAGAAGACAAAGGCAATATCAAGGCTAGAATGGATATATCTTTGTTTTgtcaccgtaaaaatatggagtttgTTTATATTGGGTCACAGGTAGCAAATACCAAAGTCAACTTCGTCTTAGACAAGAATGCACAGTTACTTGTATACTAATGACTTAAAAGTTTGAGTTTTCCTGATAGACATGCCTTCCACGTGTTTATGGAAGagtgcagattgtatggaatgaagagccaTGACTTCCACATGTTTATGCAAATACTCATTCCATTAGCCTATTGGGATTTATTGTCAAAGGGTGTATGGAATGTACTTACGAAgatcaatcaattctttaaaggtatatgctccaacaagttATAGACACAACACATgaaaaggcttgaaaagaatattatccaaataatatataaatttaagatgATATTCCCCCATTGTTTTTCGACTCgatggagcatctacccatacatttaccatttgaggtaaaagttggaggcccaatctaatatagatggatgtatccattcaagAGATTAGTGTTTACATAtgtatcataattaaaattttattgtttttcttagcatatttcaaaaaatttatttaattccatACAGATACTTATTCAACcttaagagaaaagcaaaaaataagaCACATGTTGAGACTTTGATATGCAAGGCCTATATTATTGAagagatctcaatatttatctcgtactatttcaaTCCTCAattgagaacaagaatcaattgGGTTCCAAGACATGACGATGATGGGGAAGTGCCTTTGAGTGGGAACTTGTTAAAATTCTCCCATGCTGGACGACCCGTACCAAAAAAATGTTATGAGGAGAAGATATTTGTTAGAAAtagaattaagaaaaacatataattaacatGTTATTCAATATGTATACTACTTAACATgtcattattttctaataatttatcttttataatatcataaattaataCATTGTTGAATTTCTCGCAGTCAACATTGTCAATATTTACTGTTGCAAAACTCATAGCTAACTATATCTCAAAtcttttgattaaatttttcaCGTGATTCAGAATATATGTAAAGTActgtttaattattcttatctctcgggatacttaatttcattacacattTCTCATTAACTGTTCATTGTTGTACTTTATGTACCGGGATTATCAATCAAGAGAGAATGCTAGTGTTACTTTGTCTTTACTAAGTCTGTGTCCTAAAAGAAAGGTGAAGTGTTACAATGAGTATTTCATCAATGGACATGTGTTTCATATTGAAGAATATGAGTAtggaagaaagaaatataataatgaaGTTTATGTTAAATGATCGACCtttaatgagtttgaagttgactaccaTTGAAAGTTGGAAGAGGTCATTGAATAACAATATCATAGCGACCagaataaagtatttttattcaaatattattggtatgacaccactaaCAGAGGAATAAGAGTAGATCCCCATCATGATTTGGTCGAAATtaattcaaaagctagacttTATAACAtcaacgatgtctttgttttcgccaAGTCATGCTAACAAGTTTATAGCACATACAATTCTTTCTTTAGAAAGGATCGTTCAACAACTAATTGATTGTCTATAGTGAAAACCAAATCCAAGGGTTATGTTGAGGTTGTTCAGAATGACAACGATGAATTAACTATGAGAGATGATGTATTTCAATTTGGTGAGTTAGTTGATCCATATTAAGTTGCTTCGTCtaatgacttaaaaaaattcaaatttttgcatcgccgagaatatttttattgatgttaatgCTGAGAAGTTGAATGATGTTTTGAACTCCAGCCAACATACACAAGTCgatgaagataataataatgaaataaacataCAAGATTGTGATGGAGATGATGAGTCAATTaacgaagaagaagagaattCTAATTAATTCTCACAACATAAATATGTATTGCCATAAACTATAATATTGTAATATTAatggatgaaaaaataatatcatttaacgaattcaatttcaagtttaaaaacaatgaggtttctataaaaataacatcGACCTTTAAATTGTCAATGGAAATTCTATTGTTTTAATGCAgtcaggtttccaaacatcttGAATGGAAACCACAGGTTGATGCATGGTTTTCAAGGATCAAGGTTAATATtaacttcaatatttttatgttaattttgatagtttattgaaattactgtaatttttcttttataaatttttacttcaaggaaaaatttgaatgggagaGAACTGATGATAATGTTACGAAGGTTTGGAAGAATCACGCTGCAATTAGGTAAGATcgaatttaagataatttttttattccaaatattaaaattttatttttcatttactcaTGATTTTTTGTTCGTGgcataaaagaaagcaaaaaaatatgcGAAAAAAAGAGAGCTTCCAAGCTAAAATGATATGATAGTTTGGAAGGATTTCGGATTATCGTACATCTTATAGGTTGTATAGGTGGAATACATTCAACATGTGATGTCCGCACATTTCAGTCAATGGTCACAATCTGGTACGGATAACTAGAACCAGCGTGTTCATGGTTCTGTTACCACGCACACCAATGGCTTCATTACGTTCATTTTGCATGCAAAGTggatgagatgattttttttattgcatctatttttttataaatataattaactgacaatatttttcttattacagGCTATGGTTCTTGGACGTGAGTCTAGCCCAATAGAGCTTTTTATTGAAACGTATATGCGGAGTAATAACCACCAAAATGGGATGCAATAATTCATTGATAGCTAAGCTCAGCACTTTGTGGTATGATGGTTTtcaatcctcttttttttttcttaagttattatttccttgaatttgatgaatctatttttttctttctaggaTACATATAATAGCTGGTCGAAGGGGAGATACAGGGatgatccttcgacccatctAGATATTGATCCagatttgtggttggaggcaGGATCATCCAATGGGCCCAATAGAATCAGATGTACGGAATCTTTAACACTACAACTGAGAACTTGCAGATGACCGTAATGCTTTAACAATTGGATGCTCACAATCGATTATGAGCATTCAAACTTCAAAAGAGAGATACGGGGATGATCCTTCGACCCATTCAAATATTGATCCagatttgtggttggaggtAGGATCATCCAATGGGCCCAATAGAAATCAAATGTACGGACTCTTTAACACTACAACTGAGAACTTGAAGATGACTAATAATGCTTCAACAGTTGGATGCTCGCAATCAAGTCTGAGCATTCAAACTTCAAAGTTCATGGCAATGTTAAACCAACGGGTACAGGATCAGACGACtcattttaatgataaatatgaACAACTCATTATTGATTATGAAAAATTACCTAGCTTGGTTTCAAATTGAATCATGTGAAAGTTGTCTTGAGGTGACTTAGTTGACTTGATtggtaaaaaaacaatctagaaaactagtaaaaatatggtttcactttgaaaaatttaaagataatatcttttattaatcaacatattaaatcaactcGGGTTTTGTGACTTAATTCGTCAAACCCGCAACTCAGATCATGGATTCCATTAAGTTTGAgaactttcttttcttaaattattttttgcttaatgatatgataacaaaaatagaaactCACAAAATTGAGAACCAATCAAATACCAGGATGTTGATTTGAGTctaaaataacctcatagaaagcaaaccaaaataaattatgaataccaattcaaaatgtataaaatattgaaggataaaattgataaaaaaaattaaaaaagaattcaattgaaagaaaaaaatggaagatgaaatttaaaaaatgaaactatTTGTCATTGTTATTAAATCTGACCTTGTGAGTTAACATTGAAATCTTTTAACCCCACTTCTTACTTGGcccatatttaaaattaatcagcATGGGGATTGATTCTAGGTGACCCAGTCAATATTGCTGGTTCAAAAGTAACTTGGATAACTGATAAAAGAGTGTCTtggcttaaaaaataaaaatcaagatgatatttttttaatactaagaTAACGACATATTGGATTAACTTGGACTCGCGGTTTAACTCCCAAAACTCACAACTGAGATCATGGACCCACtaggtttaaaaatattttttatttaatcatatgataacaaaatagatattttaaaaaattaagcaccTACTAAATGTTGGGACGGTTATTAATACTAtgataatattatagaaaacaaataaatataaattatatgaattgaaaataaataaaatattgaaagatataattgaaaaaaaaataaaaggtaaaaaaataaaaaattgataaaaaactttaattattcacttttatatatgaataataaagcACTAtacaattcttattttttttagtaacgTAGAGTGttagtaattatatatatatatataattactaaCACTCtaaattaagagagagagagagagagagagtagtgTCTTCTTCGTCGTTTTTACATATTAAGATCTTTTTTCTATGATTACATCTTACATAAATCATCCACAttttaaatatactttttttttattatctcccGTGAGATTTGAAGATCTTACAGCTTAATGTGCATTTAAGTTTGGATAATGTAACTAGAAGGAATCGGACCGTCATTAACTGGAGTTTTCTGGCCCCAGCTCTcctaaaaatctaaatttccAAGAGGAGTTTAAGGTTTTTACAGCTtacatgaagaaaaatatatttttttattttaaaaaaattatttttgaagttagtacattaaaattaatctaaaaacactaaaaaaaatattaatttaaaataaaaaaataaaaaatttcaaatattttcaaaatatttttaaaacataaaaataaatatagatataattttcaaatctcGGAGCCGTCTTCCTGCAACCAGCTTTGTTATCGTAACTATGAGACAGGCCAAACCAATGATTTGACTATAAGGAGAAAGAGAACAAATCAATTCTTTGACAATTTACTCTCccttaacttttgattgctGCCTTCCTTGAATGAAGAGCACTTGGACACTCGGATTCTTCTCATTACATCTACGGTAACTCATTCTAGTAGCAGCTCGTTACTGTAAACgggatgataataaaaattaattccagCTGATTACAGAAAGAAAGTGAGAGACTTAGTCAGctgattaaagaaagaaagtgagATCATAGACTTAGCAGCATGTAGAGAACCGTTGAAGAACGACTAGCACCGAATAGCAAGTGGAATTAGGGATAGACTACGTTTACTCAGAATACTCCTATATAGGAACCTGCATGGATAACAACATAATGTTcgtggaaaaattaaaaaatattcagcaAATATCCTTAGGCAGCATAGGAGACCTACGCGTTTTTCAGAAAGTCATGAGAATTGACTTCGTAAAATACAAGATTGTCTGCATACCAGACAAATATCACTAACAGTCATGGTGTAATATGAATCCAGTCATAAACCATTTAATTTCCAATCCTCTATAAATAAAGCGAACCCATTTACACAATTTCCTCAAACTAGCTACTTATAGTTCCCCTTTGTCCGAAAAATAATGGCTTCTAAACTCATCTCTCTACTAGTAATAGCTGctgttcttcctttctttttctctcgaTCTTTAGCAGATGTCTCTCCAAGTAGTCCTGTCAGCCCTGGAACCCTTTGCAACGACACCCCAGACCCTTCCTATTGCAAATCTGTTCTCCCTAAGCAGTCTACCAATGTCTATGACTCTGCCCGACTTTGCGTCCGCAAGTCTCTATCACAATCCCGTAAATTTTTGAACCTAGttgataaatatctcttacgcCGCTCCAGTTTGTCTATTACTGCAACTAGGGCTCTTGAGGATTGCCGGTTTCTAGCTAATTTAAACATAGAGTTTTTGTTGAGCTCCTTTCAAACTGTCAATGCTACTAGTAAAACTTTGCCCGCTTTGAAAGCTGATGATGTACAAACTTTGCTAAGTGCCATTCTAACAAACCAGGAAACCTGTTTAGATGGCCTGCAGGCCACATCTTCTGCCTGGAGTGTAAGGAACGGTCTCTCAGTCCCTTTGTCTGATGACGCAAAACTTTATAGTGTTTCTCTTGCTTTTTTCACCAAAGGTTGGGTTcctaaaatgaagaaaaggatcaCATGGCAGCCTAAAAGCAAGCAGCTTGCATTCAGACATGGACGATTGCCATTCAAAATGTCTGCCAGGAACCATGCAATTTACGAATCAGTCAGTGGGAGAAAGCTTCTCCAGGCAGAGAATAACGATGTAGAGGTTAGTGATATAGTGACGGTGCGTCAGGACGGACAAGGGAATTTCACAACCATCAATGATGCTATTGCTGCAGCTCCAAATAAAACCAACGGAAGTAATGGCTACTTCATGATTTATGTCACCGCTGGCATTTATGAAGAGTATGTGTCCATTGCAAAGAACAAGAGATATTTGATGATGGTAGGAGATGGCATAAATCAGACGGTGATTACTGGGAATCGTAGTGTTGCTGATGGGTGGACTACTTTCAATTCTGCTACATTTGGTAAGAGCTTGATACCTTCGACGTGGTCTTAGAATAGACTagcaaattttataatttttaattaccaaACAATTATATGGACTTAATCTAGCCAATTAATCAGATTTGTGATCCATGTTGCAGCTGTAGTTGGACAAAACTTTGTTGCAGTGAACATGACATTCCGGAACACAGCTGGGGCAGTCAAGCATCAGGCTGTAGCTCTTCGAAGTGGAGCTGATTTTTCCACATTTTATAGTTGCAGTTTTGAAGGGTACCAGGATACCTTATACACCCATTCTCTGAGACAATTCTACAGGGATTGTGATATCTATGGTActgttgattttatatttggCAATGCTGCTGTTGTTTTCCAGAATTGCAACTTGTATCCGCGGCTACCTATGAGTGGCCAATTCAATGCCATCACTGCCCAAGGTAGAAAAGACCCGAACCAAAACACAGGCACTTCTATACACAATTGTAATATTGCAGCTGCTGACGATTTGGCTTCAAGCAATATGACGGTCCAAACATATCTTGGGAGGCCATGGAAGGAATATTCAAGAACTGTTTACATGCAAAGTTTCATGGATGCATCGATAAATCCTTCTGGTTGGCAAATATGGAATGGTGATTTCGCACTCAATACATCATATTATGCAGAGTATAATAACACTGGACCGGGATCTGATACTACAAACAGGGTAACATGGCCAGGTTTCCACGTTATTAACACCACTGATGCTGCTAATTTCACTGTTTCTGGCTTCTTGCTGGGGAATGAGTGGCTACCTCAAACAGCAGTTCCTTTCTCTAGTGGCCTGATATGAGCAGCTTCTATGACAAATTGTTACTAgttcttttttctattcttttcttttgtccttAATTTTCTTGTAGGATATTTAAAGGTTGTAATTGTTTGGTTGTAATTGCACACAATTTTATAAGTACTTAAACCTGCGTTGGAACAAGAACAAAATCCTAGTATACATATTAAACATATAATAGAATATTCAAAATGAATCAACCAAGATGCTAGCATATATCCCAACatgtacttaaaaaaattattatacttgaaataaaattaatgcagAACATATTtggaagaagaaatgaaaatgtTGTTGTCAATAattataccttttatttttaagattaaaattgtCACttggatgattttcttgcaaataatctttcaagatttcaataatttaacttttaaaagatCTTattcccaaaaaataaaattaaagattcaCTTTCTTTAAAAGTTTACAAATCAAATGAATAATTCAACTTAATATCTCTGTACAAAGTACTAAAATTTAAACTCTagaacaaagagagaaaagagcaaAAGACTAGGCAAAACTAGAGGcaataaaaatagtaaagaaaaaggcaaaagagCTACATCAAGATACGCAGAACACCTCCCCTTTAACCCTTTTTTATCTCCCCTTCAACCCCTTTTTATATTGacttttaaaaccaaaactaaagAAAGTTCTAGCCATTTTACCTTAATTATCCaccataaaagataaaaagttaGTTTTTGCCTTTAAAACTAGatgattttacttaaaaaataaaattgttcaaACTTCTTATTCATGGATTAACTAAACAAGAATGGATggcaaaaacaattattgattaaaaaattattttacttcaAACTCAAACTCAAACTCAAGCACAAGATCATGTCCAAATCTTGGCTCAAGACTTAAGACTTGAGATG
Protein-coding sequences here:
- the LOC133691680 gene encoding probable pectinesterase/pectinesterase inhibitor 7, which codes for MASKLISLLVIAAVLPFFFSRSLADVSPSSPVSPGTLCNDTPDPSYCKSVLPKQSTNVYDSARLCVRKSLSQSRKFLNLVDKYLLRRSSLSITATRALEDCRFLANLNIEFLLSSFQTVNATSKTLPALKADDVQTLLSAILTNQETCLDGLQATSSAWSVRNGLSVPLSDDAKLYSVSLAFFTKGWVPKMKKRITWQPKSKQLAFRHGRLPFKMSARNHAIYESVSGRKLLQAENNDVEVSDIVTVRQDGQGNFTTINDAIAAAPNKTNGSNGYFMIYVTAGIYEEYVSIAKNKRYLMMVGDGINQTVITGNRSVADGWTTFNSATFAVVGQNFVAVNMTFRNTAGAVKHQAVALRSGADFSTFYSCSFEGYQDTLYTHSLRQFYRDCDIYGTVDFIFGNAAVVFQNCNLYPRLPMSGQFNAITAQGRKDPNQNTGTSIHNCNIAAADDLASSNMTVQTYLGRPWKEYSRTVYMQSFMDASINPSGWQIWNGDFALNTSYYAEYNNTGPGSDTTNRVTWPGFHVINTTDAANFTVSGFLLGNEWLPQTAVPFSSGLI